AATGATTTGAAATTGACTATAAATCACTTGTTTCAACTTTTGATAATGAGTTAAAAAAATTGTAACGCTTTATAATATTTAATGAATGAAATAACTTTTTATAGCTAATTTCTTTTTGAATTATTTACGAAAAAACACGTTGTATTTTTTAAAAAAATAAAAAAATCTTAATTTTAATAAAAAAATACTATTTTTAAATATAAAAAAATTTTTTTTAAAAAAATAACATAAAAAAAATATAATTAAAATATGCTAAAAAAATATAAAGTAAGGTAAAAATGATAAGAAATAAAAACTACAATAAATCTGATTGATTAAAAAAAGAAAAAACTTTTCAAAAACAAAATTCTCGTTTTTTTAGTGATTTTGACTTATATTTAGAAAAATGAAATGGGCATTCATGAGAAACAGTTAAAAGCGTTTTATCTATAAATAGCAATGTTGAAGTAATTGAATATACATCAGATGAAAAAGCTAAATACAGGATAAAAGTTAAGCGATATACAAGTCCCTATGAGGAATTTGTTGATGATGTAATGGCGGTCACTTATGTTAAAAATTAAAAAAAATATAAAAATATTTTTTTTATTAAGTTTTTTATTTATGCCTTTTTTATTTACTTCTTGCATTGTAGTAACAAAAATTAAAGAAAATGATAAAAAAGAACCAAATGATTCATATTATTGACTTCCAGAATACAAAGAAGGTTCAGAGGAAAAAGGTAAAATATGATCATGAGTTAATAAAACATACAAAAAAAATAATGTTGAAAAATTTTATTATGAATCTTTAATTAAAAGAATCCCAGATAAAGCTCCATCAGAAGAAGAAGTTTATGAAAAAATTTTTGGACAACCAAAATTAGAATCAGATGTTTTTAATTATAAAGAATTAAAAAATGTTGATGATTTTGAAAAAGTTTTTGGTCAAAATGGAGAAATACTTTTTGACTATTTTTTTGACTTATATAACTGAGAAAAAAATATTAATAATTACGAAGAAACAATTTTTGGTACATGAAAAATAAATGATATTTTGATTGATAAAAAAATACCAAAGAAAGAATTAGAACATTTTTTTGAAAACAATAATATTTTTTTATATGTAACAAAAGGTCCTTCTGAATATGATATGTTTATTAAAAATGATGAAAATAATAAAAAAATAATTGTTCAACCTTTTGTTATTTGGCCAAGGAGTCATATAAAATATAATGAATATATTACATTGAATATAAAACCTGATGCTTATTATTTTTTACCTTATTCAAAAAAATATGAACTTGATTTTAAAAAACCTATACCTCCATATACTCCATCTCATGATGATATAGTTAATGAAATTTTAGAATTGACTGCAAAAAACGATGCAAAAAATAAAAAAATATAGTTTAGTAAAACATGATAAAATAAGTTAAATACTATAATGGTCATTTTTTAATTTATCATTTTATTATTCAGAATTAGTAAATATTGAAATTATATTTGCAATTAAATAATTTGAAATTGACTATAAATCACTTGTTTCAACTTTTGATAATGAGTCAAAAAAATTGTAACACTTTATAATATTTAATGAATGAAATAACTTTTTATAGCTAATTTCTTTTTGAATTATTTACCAAAAACACGTTGTATTTTTTAAAAAAATAAAAAAATCTTAATTTTAATAAAAAAATACTATTTTTAAATATAAAAAAATTTTTTTTAAAAAAATAACATAAAAAAAATATAATTAAAATATGCTAAAAAAATATAAAGTAAGGTAAAAATGATAAGAAATAAAAACTACAATAAATCTGATTGATTAAAAAAAGAAAAAACTTTTCAAAAACAAAATTCTCGTTTTTTTAGTGATTTTGACTTATATTTAGAAAAATGAAATGGGCATTCATGAGAAACAGTTAAAAGCGTTTTATCTATAAATAGCAATGTTGAAGTAATTGAATATACATCAGATGAAAAAGCTAAATACAGGATAAAAGTTAAGCGATATACAAGTCCCTATGAGGAATTTGTTGATGATGTAATGGCGGTCACTTATGTTAAAAATTAAAAAAAATATAAAAATATTTTTTTTATTAAGTTTTTTATTTATGCCTTTTTTATTTACTTCTTGCATTGTAGTAACAAAAATTAAAGAAAATGATGAAAAAGAACCAAATGATTCATATTATTGACTTCCAGAATACAAAGAAGGTTCAGAAGAAAAAGGTAAAATATGATCATGAGTTAATAAAACATACAAAAAAAATAATGTTGAAAAATTTTATTATAGATCTTTAATTAAAAGAATCCCAGATAAAGCTCCATCAGAAGAAGAAGTTTATGAAAAAATTTTTGGACAACCAAAATTAGAATTAGATGTTTTTAATTATAAAGAATTAAAAAATGTTGATGATTTTGAAAAAGTTTTTGGTCAAAATGGAGAAATACTTTTTGACTTATTTTTTAGATTATATAAACAGGGAAAAAATATTAATAATCACGAAGAAACAATTTTTGGTACATGAAAAATAAATGATATTTTGATTAGAAAAAAAATACCAAAGAAAGAAATAGAACATTTTTTTGAAAACAATAATATTTTTTTATATGTAACAAAAGGTCCTCTTGAACATGATATGTTTATTAAAAATGATGAAAATAATAAAAAAATAATTGTTCAACCTTTTGTTATTTGGCCAAGGAGTCATATAAAATATAATGAAATTGTTAGTGATGATATAAAACCTGATGCTTATTATTTTTTACCTTATTCAAAAAAATATGAACTTGATTTTAGAAAACGTATACCTCTAGATACTCCAACTCATGATGATATAGTTAATGAAATTTTAGAATTGACTGCAAAAAACGATGCAAAAAATAAATAATTTTAATTTATAAAACACTATAAAATAAGTTAAATACTATAATGGACATTTTTTAATTTATCATTTTATTATTCAGAATTAGTAAATATTGAAATTATATTTGCAATTAAATGATTTGAAATTGACTATAAATCGCTTGTTTCAACTTTTGATAATGAGTCAAAAAAATTGTAACGCTTTATAATATTTAATGAATGAAATAACTTTTTATAGCTAATTTCTTTTTGGATTATTTATGAAAAAACACGTTGTATTTTTTAAAAAAATAAAAAAATCTTAATTTTAATAAAAAAAATACTATTTTTAAATATAAAAAAATTTTTTTTTAAAAAAACAACATAAAAAAAATATAATTAAAATATGCTAAAAAAAATAAAGAAGGTTAAAATGATGAGAAATAAAAAATTTTTAAATATGCTTTTACAAATATCTCCTTTTGTAGTTACGGGAACTTTAGTAACTGTTGGTTTTACATTGGGCAAAAATACAACATCACAAAAATATGATTATAATAACTTAATAACAAAGAATTTAAATGATGAAGTTAGTGATAAAAATGAATTTAAAAAAGTTATAAAAAGAACAAAAAATTTTGTTATTCCACAAAATGACAATTTCAAACAAATAGAACAAGAAATTAATAACACCTTTGAACTAAAATTATTACTTAATTATCCAGTTGAAGAAAAAAACACAATAAATGAAGATGTTGATTTTTTTACAAAAGAAAATAACAAAACAAAAGATGAATTACTTAAAAAATTTTCATATATAAAAAGTGGTGAAATTAGTAAATTATCACCTGTAATTTGGTTATTTTTTAACACTAATGAAGAAAAACAAAAATTTATTAATGAAATTGAAAAAGATGAAAATTTTTTTCAAATAATTGATTTGGAATACACAACTTCTGCTGATTCAACTAATTTATTTAGTGAAATAAAAAATAAAGATCCTTATGAAGAAGATTGAGATAATTATCCAATTAAAATAACTAAAAATAATTTAAATGTTATAAATTTTGACAAAATTCACATAAATTCAAAACATCCTCGTAGCCAAATAGGGATAATGGAGGTATTCCATATAGTTGAAATAGAAAAAAATAATTATAAAATTATAAATAATGGCATCTTAGATAAAAATATAAGTAAAAATATTTTCAAAGATTTTCAAATCTATAATAATGAAGGAACCCCTAGTAGTCATGCAGGCGTAGTAGCTGGAATAGCAGCAGGGAGAGATGGGGTTGACACAGAAGCAAAAGTTTATTCAGCTGGTTTTATATCTACTACTGATTCAGCTTGACAAAAGCAAATTGAATGAATGGTTATAGACAATGGAGTTAGAGTAATTAACCACAGTTATGGAGCAGGAAAACATAAGGGAAATGAAGAATATAATGAGCAAGCATATTTTATTGATTACATATCTAGAAAATATGGTGTAGTTAATGTTTTGTCTGCTGGCAATGGTCATAATAAAGACCCAAAAGATGGTAATAAATATATTGATAGTCATAAACTATCCTTCAATTCAATTGTTGTTGGTGCTCTTCAAGAAGATAGCACAAAAAATAACTACAAAATTGCTAATTATTCAAATAGAACACTAGAAAATAAATATAATGAGTTACCTAAACCATTAGTTGTTGCACCAGGTTATTTTGAATATAAAAATCGTAATAATAAAGACATTAAACGTAGAGGAACAAGTTTTGCTGCACCACTAGTTACAGGAGCGATAAGTGTTTTATTAAAAGAAAAAAGTTGATTGAATGATGATTGAAAAAGAGTTCCAGCAATAAAAGCAATTTTAGCTGCTTCTTCAATATTAAATCCAAAAGATAAAGATTTAAATATAAATAGTAATGGTTTAAGTAAAACTTATGGTTCAGGATTAATTGATTATGAAAGAATGCTAAAAGCATATATTCCTGTTGAAGTTGTGCATTTTGACAAAAATCAAAAAGAATATATTATGAAAGATGATAATCTATTTTTAAATAATGGTGATAAAATAAAAATAGCTTCTTCTTGAATGTTTAATGCCGGAATTTTAAAAAATGAAAAAACAAAACCTGCTTTTTGAGAAAGATCTTTTTGATGATGATTAAATCCTTTTAATTGAGGAAAAAAAGCTAATAATCAAGATGAAATTGATAATTGAAATAAAAACTACAATAAATCTGATTGATTAAAAAAAGAAAAAACTTTTCAAAAACAAAATTCTCGTTTTTTTAGTGATTTTGACTTATATTTAGAAAAATGAAATGGGCATTCATGAGAAACAGTTAAAAGCGTTTTATCTGTAAATAGCAATGTTGAGGTAATTGAATATACATCAAATGAAAAAGCTAAATATAGGATAAAAGTTAAGCGATATACAAGTCCCTATGAGGAATTTGTTGATGATGTAATGGCGGTCACTTATGTTAAAAATTAAAAAAAATATAAAAATATTTTTTTTATTAAGTTTTTTATTTATGCCTTTTTTATTTACTTCTTGCGTTGTAGTAACAAAAATTAAAGAAAATGATGAAAAAGAACCAAATGATTCATATTATTACAAAGAAGGTTCAGAAGAAAAAGGCAAAATATGATCATGAGTTAATAAAACATACAAAAAAAATAATGTTGAAAAATTTTATTATAGATCTTTAATTAAAAGAATCCCAGATAAAGCTCCATCAGAAGAAGAAGTTTATGAAAAAATTTTTGGACAACAAAAATTAGAATTAGATGTTTTTAATTATAAAGAATTAAAAAATGTTGATGATTTTGAAAAAGTTTTTGGTCAAAATGGAGAAATACTTTTTGACTATTTTTTTGACTTATATAACTGAGAAAAAAATATTAATAATCACGAAGAAACAATTTTTGGTACATGAAAAATAAATGATATTTTGATTAATAAAGAAATACCAAAGAAAGAATTAGAACATTTTTTTGAAAACAATAATATTTTTTTATATGTAACAAAAGGTCCTCTTGAATATGATATGTTTATTAAAAATGATGAAAATAAGAAAAAAATAATTGTTCAACCTTTTATTATTTGGCCAAGGAGTCATATAAAATATAATGAAATTGTTAGTGATGATATAAAACCTGATGCTTATTATTTTTTACCTTATTCAAAAAAATATGAACTTGATTTTAAAAAACCTATACCTCCAGATACTCCATCTCATGATGATATAGTTAATGAAATTTTAGAATTGACTGCAAAAAACGATGCAAAAAATAAAAAAATATAGTTTAGTGAAAAAACACTATAAAACTTTTTCATAAATTAAAATTATTTTAATATAAAACTTAATTGCGACACTATAAAATAAGTTAAATATTATAGTGTCCATTTTTTATTTTTACAAAAAAGTTATAGTTATCATAAAATAAATTTAATATAAATAAGATATATTATATTTTTTTAATAAATTACAAAAGTTTATTTAGTATTTAACTATTTGAAATTAAAAAAAATCTTATAGTAAAATATATCATCACAATGAAAAAATATTTTACTTAAGATTTTATATTTGAAATTAAAAATATTTACTAAAAGCATTGAAAAATTTACATAAATTTATATTAATGTTTAATATTTTCTAAATATTTTTGATCAAAAACTTTATAAAATTCAGTAATTAGTTTTATACATGATTCAATATCATGAAGTGAAGCAACACCAATTGGTGAATGCAAGTACCTTTGTGGAATTGAAATAGAGATAGTTGGCACACCATTTTTACCATATTGCAATTCTGCAGCGTCAGTTCCACCACCTTGTGCTACATATTTATAAATTGGAATATTATGTTTTTTAGCAATATCAAAAAATGCATTTACTAATTTTGTATGCATAATGGTTTCAAAGTCCATTATAGTGATTGCTACCCCTTTATTAACAGCGGGAATTCCTTTCATAGCATTAGGTGTATCATGTGAAGCACCAGTATCGATGACAATTGCAACATCCACTTCAATTGAATTAGCTAAAACTTTTGCCCCTCTTGTTCCAACTTCTTCTTGCACTGTTCCAACAAAATAAGGAACATTAGGTAATTTTTCATCTTTTAGTGCATTAACAACAAAATCTAAAACAGCAACACCTGCGCGATTATCCATAGCTTTTCCAGCTACTAAATCAGGGTTAAACAATCTCAATGTTTCGCCATAAACATAAATTCTATCACCAGGTTGAATTCCTTGTTCTAATGCTTCTTCTTTATTTTTAAAACCAAAATCTACATACATATCTTTAATAGTTGGCGCTTTAGTTCTTTTTTCAGCTTCTAAAATATGAATAGAAGTATGACCAAAAATTCCATAAAATTCTTTGTTTGTTGAAGTTATTATTTTGGCTTTTGTTCCAATGAAAACAAGAGGTCAAACTCCACCTACACTCACAACTAAAATTTGGCCATTATCATTTATATCTAAAACAGAAAAACCAACTTCATCCATATGAGCTGCAAGTAAAATCTTTGGACCTTTTGAATGATTTTTTTTAGTTATTATTAAGGAACCTAGTCCATCTCTTTTAAATTCTACATTAGCATTTTCTGTATTTTTTTTAAGGGCTTTAACAACTTCTTCTTCATGCCCTGAAATTCCATGGATTTCCATGTATTCTTTTAATCTTAAAAAAATATTTTCTTTATTTATCATTATTTTTCCTTTTTTTATTTATTTATAAACAATTTTTTTTAGTTCATTATTATCAAAAATTTTAAAAAATTCAATTAATAATTCAATAATCGCTTTAATATCATTTAAATCACAAACACCAATTGGTGAATGTAAATATCTTTGTGGTATTGAAATAGTTAAAGTAGGGACACCACCTTTACCATATTGTAATTCAGCAGCGTCAGTTCCACCACCTTGTGCCACAAATTTATAAATAGCTATATTTTTTTTCTTTGCTAAATTGTAAATATATTCAACTAATTTAGGGTTCATAATTGTTGATGAATCCATCATTCTAATTGCAACACCCATACCAAGTTTTTGTGTTCCTTTAATTGTATTAATTGTATCATGCGAAGCAGTTGTATCAATCGCAATTGCAACATCCACTTCAATTGAATTAGCTAAAACTTTTGCCCCTCTTGTTCCAACTTCTTCTTGCACTGTTCCAACAAAATAAGGAACATTAGGTAATTGTTCATCTTTTAGTGCATTAACAACAAAATCTAAAACAGTAATACCTGCGCGATTATCCATAGCTTTTCCAGCTACTAAATCAGGATTAAACAATCTCAATGTTTCACCGTAAACATAAATTCTATCACCAGGTTGAATTCCTTGCTCTAATGCTTCTTCTTTATTTTTAAAACCAAAATCTACATACATATCTTTAATAGTTGGCGCTTTAGTTCTTTTTTCAGCTTCTAAAATATGAATAGAAGTATGACCAAAAATTCCATAAAATTCTTTGTTTGTTGAAGTTATTATTTTGGCTTTTGTTCCTATGAAAACAAGAGGTCAAACTCCACCTACACTCACAACTAAAATTTGGCCATTATCATTTATATCTAATACAGAAAAACCAACTTCATCCATATGAGCTGCAAGTAAAATCTTTGGACCTTTTGAATGATTTTTTTTAGTTATTATTAAGGAACCTAGTCCATCTCTTTTAAATTCTACATTAGCATTTTCTGTATTTTTTTTAAGGGCTTTAACAACTTCTTCTTCATGCCCTGAAATTCCATGGATTTCCATGTATTCTTTTAATCTTAAAAAAATATCTTCTTTATTTATCATTATTTTTCCTTTTAATTAAAAAATAAAGCACATTTAAGAGCTTTATTTTTTATTTCTAATTTCTTTTAATCTAGCAGATTTACCTTTTCTATCTCTCATGAAATATAGTCTTGCTCTTCTAACTTTGTTTGAACGAACAACTTCGATTTTTTCAATTAAAGGAGAGTTAATTGGGAAAGTTCTTTCAATTCCAACATTATATGAAATTTTTCTTACAGTAAACATTTCTCTTAACCCTGTACTATTTCTAACAATTACTAATCCTTCAAAAACCTGAATTCTTTCTTTGTTGTTTTCTTTAATTTTTACGTGAACTCTAACATTATCACCTACTTTAAAATTAGGTATATCATTTCTTAATTGTTTTTGCTCAACAATAGATATTAATTTATTTTGCATGTTTTTTCCTTTCTAAAAGATCTGGTCTATTTTTTTTAGTTTTTTCCAATTGTTTTTGCTTTTTTCAAGCATCAATATTTTTATGATTCCCACTAAATAAAACTTCTGGCACTAATAAATCTTTGTAATTTCTTGGTCTAGTGTATTGTGGATAATCTAATAAATCATTTTCAAATGATTCATTTTCATGAGATTCTTTTTTTATAACACCATCTACCAATCTAATAATTGCATCTGCAACAACCATTGCAGGTAATTCCCCACCTGTAAGCACAAAATCTCCGATTGATATTTCTTCATCTACTAAATAATCAATTATTCTTTCATCAAAACCTTCATATCTTCCAGCAATCAATGTAATTTCTTTTAATTTAGAAAATTCTTTAGCCATTTTTTGATCAAAGACTTTGCCTTGTGGACTTAAAGCTATTTTGAAACCTTTAGTTTTTTTGAGTGCTAAATCTATAGGTTCAATTTGCAAAAGCATACCATGACCACCACCAAAGATTTCATCATCCACTTTTCTATGTTTGTTTTGTGAAAAATCTCTTATATCAATTACATTAATTTCAATAATCTTTTTTTCAATTGCTTTTGCAATAATAGATTCATTTTTAAAAGCTTCAAAATATCTAGGGAATAGAGTTAAAAAATTTATTTTCATAAAAATTATTTATTTGTAAATATTATTTTGACTCAGCAAATGTTTTAAAAATTTCTTCTTTTTTTAATAAATTTCTAACAACTGTTGTAGGAATAGCCCCTTGTTTAAGTCATTTTAATACTAATTCTTTATTTACTTTTAATTCTTTTGAATGTGGATTGTAATGACCTAAAATTTCAATAAATCTTCCATCTCTTGGTGCTCTTGAGTCGGCAGCAACTATTTTATAAAAAGCATTAAATTTATTTCCTAAACGTTTTAATCTAATTTTTACCATTTTTTTTACCTTTCTTTTGTTTAATATAAATTAAGTTTATTTTTTATATTTAAATAATAATAAGAATATTTTACACTAAAAAAAAATTTTATCAAGCATTTTTGCTTTACATTTTTAATTTTTTTCTATACAAAAAAAAATATACAAAATAAACAAAATATTGTATAATGTATAAGATTACAGTAGAGGTGTAGTTCAACGGTAGAACAACGGGCTTCAACCCCGTGTGTTATGGGTTCGAATCCTGTCACCTCTGCCATTTTTTTTATACTTTTTCAAAATTTAATAAAAAAATCTGTCTTTTTATTAAAACAGATTTAATTATTGAATAATATAAAAAAAAATTATTTTTCAAAAATACTTATTAATAAATCTAACAAAAATATATAAGATAGTTTTAAATTGTTTTGAAAAAAGTGCAAATCTTTAAAATTATTATTTTTTAACTTATAATATGCAATAAATTTAGAAGAAAAATTAAAATCATTTTTTGATAAAATAATACTTTTTATTTCTAATTTATCTAGTGCATTTATAAATTCAAAATGTATGTCTTTTTCAAAATCATCTATAAATAAAATAATTTCATTTTCATAATCATAATTATGTAATAACAAATCATAATTATCAAAATAAACTATTTTTTTATTTCTATTTTTAAAATAATTTTCAAAATCACTAAATGAAAAATTGAATTCTTGATTTTTATAAATATAAATTTTTTTAGCAGTTTTTAATAAAAAATAACTTTTTTCTAAAAAATTATTTTCAATATTTTTATAAATATCATTAATTGTTAAATAATACCTAGATTGTAAATAAAGCAATGGATTACTGAAAGATTCACTTATTTTTTGTGGTGATTCTTTTAATTTATTTTTAATTGATAATTTAAATTCTTTGAGATTTTTATATCCTATTTTTTTAACATATTTTGTCACAATTGAAGGTGAATTTAAAGATAAAATATCTAAAACATCTTTTAGACTTGTTTTTAAAAAAACTATAGGATTTTCTTCAATTCATTCTTCTAAATTTTTTTCACTTTTTGTTAATTTTGTTAAATTATTTAAATATTTAATATTCATTTTTATCCCTTATCAATAGCTATTTTAACAATTTTAGATATCATATTTGCGCATTCAAGTCGATTCAAATGTGTTTTAACATCTTCAAAAACTAACAATTTTTCTAAAATGTTTTTCTTTATATTTTCAGATTTTTTATGAATTAAATTATCATAATTTTCAACAATTAATTTTATTTCATCAATAGTTTTATTTTTTGCAATTTCTAAAAAAATATCAGTAGATGATAAAAAAACAGCACATCCAATAGCTTCGAATTCTGCATTTTTCAAAATATTATCTTCAATTTTTAAATTTATTCATATTTCATCAACGCAATTATTGCTATGAAGATAATGTGAATTAGTTTTATCAATATTTTCTTTTTTAAATCTTGGATTTAAATAATAATCCATGATTATTTGTCTTTTATCATCCTTAGAGAAAGTCAAGAAAATCACCACCCTTTTGTAAAGTTTTAACCAATATATCTACATCTTCTTTATTGTTGTAAAAAGCAATCGAAACTCTTACATAATTTTTTTCTTCTTTAATAAATGGAATTAATTTAGAACAAAAAATTCCACTTCTAACATAAATATTATTATGTCCAAGATAAGAAGCTACATCTTGTGCTGAAGTATTTTTCATAGTGAATAAAGTGATTAAATCGCCTCTTTTGCTATGAATTATTAGATCTTTTACATCTAGTAAACGATCATATAAATATATTGCGCTTTCTGTTGCTAATTTTTTTATTTTTTTTAAAGTTATTTTTTCAACTAAATTTAGTGATTGCTCAAATTGTCAAATTGCAGCAAGATTTAATGTTCCAGGTTCGAATTTTTCAATTGTATTTTTCTGATTTCATTCATTAGTATCTAAATCTACAATTTTTTCTACAGAACCACCACCAAAAGTGGCGGGTCTTAAATTATCTAAAAGTGATTTTTTTATTATAAGAGCACCCAAACCAGTAGGACCATACATTTTATTGGCACTAAAAGCAATAACATGACATCATTTAAGACTTACAACTTCAGTTGAAATAGCTTGTGCTGCATCATTAATTAATATACTATTGTACTTTTTGGCTTTTTCATACAATTCTTTAAAATTTAATTTTATCTGAAAATTATTTGTTTGTTGACTATAACAAATTAATTTGGTTTTTTCATTGATATCATCTATTAAATTTTCAGAATAAACTATTTTAGCTTTTCTTTTTTTAGCTAGTTCAATTCAAGGTATAATATGAGAACTATGATTATAATATGAAATTAATATTTCATCGTTTTCAAAAATATGCTCTTCAATCATATTGGCAAAATTATTTAATGATT
This Mesomycoplasma neurolyticum DNA region includes the following protein-coding sequences:
- a CDS encoding S8 family serine peptidase; translation: MMRNKKFLNMLLQISPFVVTGTLVTVGFTLGKNTTSQKYDYNNLITKNLNDEVSDKNEFKKVIKRTKNFVIPQNDNFKQIEQEINNTFELKLLLNYPVEEKNTINEDVDFFTKENNKTKDELLKKFSYIKSGEISKLSPVIWLFFNTNEEKQKFINEIEKDENFFQIIDLEYTTSADSTNLFSEIKNKDPYEEDWDNYPIKITKNNLNVINFDKIHINSKHPRSQIGIMEVFHIVEIEKNNYKIINNGILDKNISKNIFKDFQIYNNEGTPSSHAGVVAGIAAGRDGVDTEAKVYSAGFISTTDSAWQKQIEWMVIDNGVRVINHSYGAGKHKGNEEYNEQAYFIDYISRKYGVVNVLSAGNGHNKDPKDGNKYIDSHKLSFNSIVVGALQEDSTKNNYKIANYSNRTLENKYNELPKPLVVAPGYFEYKNRNNKDIKRRGTSFAAPLVTGAISVLLKEKSWLNDDWKRVPAIKAILAASSILNPKDKDLNINSNGLSKTYGSGLIDYERMLKAYIPVEVVHFDKNQKEYIMKDDNLFLNNGDKIKIASSWMFNAGILKNEKTKPAFWERSFWWWLNPFNWGKKANNQDEIDNWNKNYNKSDWLKKEKTFQKQNSRFFSDFDLYLEKWNGHSWETVKSVLSVNSNVEVIEYTSNEKAKYRIKVKRYTSPYEEFVDDVMAVTYVKN
- a CDS encoding M42 family metallopeptidase, whose amino-acid sequence is MINKENIFLRLKEYMEIHGISGHEEEVVKALKKNTENANVEFKRDGLGSLIITKKNHSKGPKILLAAHMDEVGFSVLDINDNGQILVVSVGGVWPLVFIGTKAKIITSTNKEFYGIFGHTSIHILEAEKRTKAPTIKDMYVDFGFKNKEEALEQGIQPGDRIYVYGETLRLFNPDLVAGKAMDNRAGVAVLDFVVNALKDEKLPNVPYFVGTVQEEVGTRGAKVLANSIEVDVAIVIDTGASHDTPNAMKGIPAVNKGVAITIMDFETIMHTKLVNAFFDIAKKHNIPIYKYVAQGGGTDAAELQYGKNGVPTISISIPQRYLHSPIGVASLHDIESCIKLITEFYKVFDQKYLENIKH
- a CDS encoding M42 family metallopeptidase; translation: MINKEDIFLRLKEYMEIHGISGHEEEVVKALKKNTENANVEFKRDGLGSLIITKKNHSKGPKILLAAHMDEVGFSVLDINDNGQILVVSVGGVWPLVFIGTKAKIITSTNKEFYGIFGHTSIHILEAEKRTKAPTIKDMYVDFGFKNKEEALEQGIQPGDRIYVYGETLRLFNPDLVAGKAMDNRAGITVLDFVVNALKDEQLPNVPYFVGTVQEEVGTRGAKVLANSIEVDVAIAIDTTASHDTINTIKGTQKLGMGVAIRMMDSSTIMNPKLVEYIYNLAKKKNIAIYKFVAQGGGTDAAELQYGKGGVPTLTISIPQRYLHSPIGVCDLNDIKAIIELLIEFFKIFDNNELKKIVYK
- the rplS gene encoding 50S ribosomal protein L19; the encoded protein is MQNKLISIVEQKQLRNDIPNFKVGDNVRVHVKIKENNKERIQVFEGLVIVRNSTGLREMFTVRKISYNVGIERTFPINSPLIEKIEVVRSNKVRRARLYFMRDRKGKSARLKEIRNKK
- the trmD gene encoding tRNA (guanosine(37)-N1)-methyltransferase TrmD encodes the protein MKINFLTLFPRYFEAFKNESIIAKAIEKKIIEINVIDIRDFSQNKHRKVDDEIFGGGHGMLLQIEPIDLALKKTKGFKIALSPQGKVFDQKMAKEFSKLKEITLIAGRYEGFDERIIDYLVDEEISIGDFVLTGGELPAMVVADAIIRLVDGVIKKESHENESFENDLLDYPQYTRPRNYKDLLVPEVLFSGNHKNIDAWKKQKQLEKTKKNRPDLLERKKHAK
- the rpsP gene encoding 30S ribosomal protein S16 encodes the protein MVKIRLKRLGNKFNAFYKIVAADSRAPRDGRFIEILGHYNPHSKELKVNKELVLKWLKQGAIPTTVVRNLLKKEEIFKTFAESK
- a CDS encoding MurR/RpiR family transcriptional regulator; the encoded protein is MNIKYLNNLTKLTKSEKNLEEWIEENPIVFLKTSLKDVLDILSLNSPSIVTKYVKKIGYKNLKEFKLSIKNKLKESPQKISESFSNPLLYLQSRYYLTINDIYKNIENNFLEKSYFLLKTAKKIYIYKNQEFNFSFSDFENYFKNRNKKIVYFDNYDLLLHNYDYENEIILFIDDFEKDIHFEFINALDKLEIKSIILSKNDFNFSSKFIAYYKLKNNNFKDLHFFQNNLKLSYIFLLDLLISIFEK
- a CDS encoding iron-sulfur cluster assembly scaffold protein, translating into MTFSKDDKRQIIMDYYLNPRFKKENIDKTNSHYLHSNNCVDEIWINLKIEDNILKNAEFEAIGCAVFLSSTDIFLEIAKNKTIDEIKLIVENYDNLIHKKSENIKKNILEKLLVFEDVKTHLNRLECANMISKIVKIAIDKG
- a CDS encoding aminotransferase class V-fold PLP-dependent enzyme — translated: MNNEYRKLFPMLKKITYFDNAALSQKPYSVIEASREFYENFAISNRTSESEIGIIISQKIDNVRVKIAKLTDSTTDEVIFTSGTTQSLNNFANMIEEHIFENDEILISYYNHSSHIIPWIELAKKRKAKIVYSENLIDDINEKTKLICYSQQTNNFQIKLNFKELYEKAKKYNSILINDAAQAISTEVVSLKWCHVIAFSANKMYGPTGLGALIIKKSLLDNLRPATFGGGSVEKIVDLDTNEWNQKNTIEKFEPGTLNLAAIWQFEQSLNLVEKITLKKIKKLATESAIYLYDRLLDVKDLIIHSKRGDLITLFTMKNTSAQDVASYLGHNNIYVRSGIFCSKLIPFIKEEKNYVRVSIAFYNNKEDVDILVKTLQKGGDFLDFL